The window CTGTCTCAACTGTTGGGATGTGCACTGCAATTGTGCATTTGTCTGATAAAGCCGCTCTTGAGCCTTTGCGCGTTCGATGCGAGCACCTAGAATGCGGCAAGCGGCTTGAACTAAGTCTTGTTGAGAGGCATCTTGAATGCGCTGAAAATCAGGGGATTCAAGAGCGATAACCCCGATAACCGTACCATCTGTAGCAGGAATTGGAAAAATCCCAATCTGACCTGTTGGCGCTTGATGAAATTCCGCAACAGCATTCAGATGAGGGGGGCAGTCCTTGATGAAGGTCGGCTGAGCAGTTTCTACCACCTGCCAAAACAGTGCCTGACTTTTGGGGATGCCCCGATGTTGTACCGGCTGTGTTATGCCGGCAGTTTCACAATTGCTTGCCACAAATTCAGCAGCGATCAAATTGCTCAGCGGGCAAGCTTGACAGTCTTCCCCGCCATCAATCACCTGCACGTTTCCCGAGGCGGAATTCGTTACTTTAGCGAGGTATTCTAGGGCAAACTCAGCAATTTCATTTAAATTGCTTGAGCTTTGCAATAATTCAGTCAAATTTAACAAAAAAGACAGCCGTTCAACTTCAGCTTGCAACTGCTGCTGACTGGTAACATCGACCAGCAACCCATTCCAAAAAATATTACCGTTCGCCTGCAATGAAGGCTGCGCGTCCCACTGAATCCATTTCATTTGCCCGGAGGGTAAGATAAACCGCCCAACCCACCGCCACACTTCCAGACAGTCGCCGGCATTGGAAATCGAGTCATAGAATTCTGGCCGATCATCTGGATGAATCATGGAGATCAGGGTTTCAGTATCCGACTCCATTTCCCTACCGTCCACCTCAAAAAAGTCCTGAACGCTAGCACTCAAGAAAAGGAAACTGAGAGAACCATCTTGACGCTGCAAAAATTGATAAATCAGTCCCGGTACACTTACGAACAGATACGGAGATTTTTGCTCACGCCGGCACAGGGGTTTCTCGGGGCGACAGCATTCGGTTTCTGTCCGTTCCGGAGGTGCTTGAACAGCCGAAAGGCCATGATTGTTGAGTATTTCACGAGTCATGGAGTTGTTTTGTTCCCTAACAGAGAAGGCTGTACTTTGTTGAACAATAGGCTGTCTTAGAACTTACGCAGTGACCTAAAGCCACAGGATAGGTTCATCTCACTGAATGTCGCGCACTACAACGCTTGATTAAGTTAAAAGACGATTTATTTAAAACTCTCTGGAGAATGTTCTCTGACAAACAACCCCAATGAAGCGAGGCTCGTTAATTTATTTTACAGTGTAGCTTGCCTCAGACCTCAATTTCTACGTTTTAAGAGAAAATTAGAGGGGTGTTTAAACTGGTGATCACTTTTTTTAGTTAATCCTGATGCCTCTAAGCGTACATCTATCTGTAGGGCTATTATTTCCTTGTGTCGATGGTTACATTAGCGAATAAAGTGAGCAATTATCTGGTGAAACTTTCAATACGCATCCCGACATATTTTTTTTTATTTTAACTCTCTTAGCCGGTTAAGTTCCCGAATAACTGTGTAAAAAGATACAACTAAGGAGTAGTGACTTACTCAAACAGGTGTACTATAATACCTTTAAGGTAACTGGAAGCCAGCTACTCTAATTTATAACTTAATAAATTTTTAGTCGCTCAAGCCCTTCTTATTCCCCAAGCTTCAGAATTTAGGGCAGTCAAGGCTATTATAACCACATCAAACGGGAATGGGACAATATTTATGAATGCAAGTAACCAAGGTGTAGGACGCTGCAATCGGTGCGAGACGCTACCGGAAAAAATTGAAGGCAGTGGAAGACTATATCTCTGGTTTCCGATAGGGCACACTAATAAGAAGGTAATTTCAGCTTTCAATAAAGCTGAACTTGCTTATCAGATTGTAGAAGAAGGCAAATGTTTAAATATTAATCTTGACAAGAGTAATAGAGAACGTTACGCGGAGCTACTAACAACTAAGCTCACAAGTAAAGAGTTGAAAGAAACGCAAGTCCTGTGGATGCCGGAGCTTCAAGAACCACAGCTAGGGGATTTCTCCCGCATGATTTCCCTGGATAATTTTAACAGCCTCAGCGAATCAGAATGGTTACTGGATTTGCTAGCAAACGAGCGGATTATCAGTTATTTTCAGCCGATCGTTTATACCGACAACACTTCGCAAATTTTCGCTCACGAGGCATTGCTGCGAGGTTTAGGTGAGGGGGGAAACTTAATTGCTCCAGGTCGAATTTTTGCCCAGGCAGAGAAAGCCGGCCTTTTATTCCAACTCGATGCTTTAGCCAGAACGAGTGCCATTCGCGAGGCAAGCCGGCAAGGCATTAAAGAGCTAGTATTTATCAATTTCTCGCCCACTTCAGTTTATGACCCCATGACCTGTTTACGCATGACCGTGCGGGCGATTGATGAAGCCGGAATTCCTCATAATAATATTGTATTTGAAGTGGCGGAATCAGAGCAACCTCCAGATATTCATCACCTTGTCAAAATTTTAAAGTTTTACCAAGAAGCTGGGTTTCTGGTGGCACTCGATGATTTTGGCAGTGGATATTCCAACTTAAATTTAATTCACCAGTTACGTCCAGACTTTATTAAGTTGGATATGCAGTTGATTCGCAATGTGCATCAAGATCCTTACAAAGCACTGATTACCGAAAAAATACTGGAAATTGCTCAGCAATTGGAGATTAGAACAATCGCTGAAGGCATTGAATCTTTAGAAGAACTGCACTGGGTGCAAGAGCGGGGAGCAACCTTTGTCCAGGGTTATCTGGTTGCCAAACCGGCATCACCGCCATTAACCACCACACCTTACTTAAACAGGGAACCCATATCACTGCCGGCATAAACAGCGCCTCACACCCTAGCCCCCACAAAACTGATAGATACCACTCAATTGCCGGTCATGATTAAAAAAAAGTGTGACCCGTGCCGATTGTCCTGATAGGATGATTAATGCTTTGGAAATCCAGGTGGTGTGAGTTAGGCAGCCAGTTTCAGATTAATCTACCGTGTCAGGTCAGTTTACCCGACACAGAAGTTCATCTGTTGTTTGTCTGCCCCCAAGTGCGTGAACCATTCCAACTCAGCGATTCACTCGCATAGCAGCTTCGTGAAACCCAAAGCTGCGCCCTTCTGTGCTGCCCTCAGCATTTTTAAGGAATTGGGCGCTGTAGCGGATTTGCGGCAAGCAAGCTTTAATGAGGAAATGGCTTAGCACAGCATAAAAAACGTAACGCTCCTCACTCCAACCTGCATGAATCAACTCAATCAGGCGTTTACCCTGTTTTTAAGTTTGTTAGTAGAGGCAATGCCCTTCCTGCTGTTGGGGGTTTTGTTCTCAGGCTTGCTGCTGCTATTTATCGATGAAGGCAAACTGATTAAAGCCATGCCTCGTAACCCGCTGCTGGGGGCTTTAGTCGGCAGTTCAATCGGCTTTTTGTTTCCTGTGTGCGAGTGTGGCAACGTGCCGGTGGCACGACGACTGCTGATGCAAGGTGTGCCGGCACCTGTAGCGGTTGGGTTTTTACTAGCAGCGCCCACCGTTAACCCCATCGTACTGTGGTCAACTTGGATCGCCTTTCGCGATCAGCCGGAAATTGTCGTGCTGCGCGTGCTGTTTAGCTTACTCATTGCCACCACAATTGGCTGTGTATTCAGCGCCCAAGCTGACTTGCGTCCCCTGTTGCAGCCGGCACTAGCCCGTGCCATGCCTCGCTATAACCCGCCCAAACCCCAACCCTCACCCCTGGGCGCATCTGAATTAACATCGCCCCTGTTGCAGTCTGGGACATTTTTACTCGGTGAGCCGGGAATGCCGGTGCGGATGGACCCCGTAGTTTTACAAGCCTCCTTAGCTGCCAGCGCAACCGCAAAGAAACCCCTCGTATACCAACTGCGACTGCTGTTAGAAAATACAGTGCAAGAACTGCGGGAATTAGGTGCGGTGTTAGTCATCGGAAGTGCCATCGCCGCAATCATTCAAGTCGCCGCGCCTCGCGATCTCATCCTCAGTTTAGGGCAGGGGCCGGTTACTTCGATTCTGGCCATGCTAGTGCTTGCCGCTGTCGTGTCAATTTGCTCAACAGTAGACTCATTTTTTGCCCTCTCTTTTGCCTCAACCTTTACGAGTGGATCGTTGCTGGCTTTCTTAGTATTTGGGCCAATGATCGATTTGAAAGGCATCGGTCTAATGTTGTTGCTTTTCAAGAAAAAAGCTGTCATTTACTTATTCGTTCTCGCCGCTCAATTAACTTTCCTGCTGACCTTGCTTGTCAATTTACATTTTAGCTAGCTGTAAGCAAGCGACGATGAGCTGATAAAAACTGAGAATTATGAGTGCAACTGAAAAGTTAAAACGCGATTCAGCGTTCAACAAAATTCAAAATATATTCCTGCCTTGGCTGGATATTTTGGCAATTGCAGCTTGGGGCGTCATGATGCTGAAATATTGGAGAACGGACAAGCTTTACTTGCTGATTCATCCAGATTATTTTTGGCTAGTAATCGTCGCCGGGTTTGCGTTTTTAGGAATCAGTGGTTTCAAGGCATTGGAACTGATCGGGCAATTATTTAAACGTAAAAAAAATGCCGCGCCTCAGTTATCGACCGTCGCTCATCTTAGTTTGTTTCCACCTGGTTTAGGCAGCGGCTTATTACTGCTATCGGCAATATTGGGTTTACTGATCACTCCGCAAGTATTTTCTAGTCAAACGGCACTTGATCGCGGAATTACAGAGTCTTTAGCAACAACCAGGGCACAGCCTCAATCATTTAGTTCTGCTAGCAACCCGGAGGATAAAACGCTGATAGACTGGGTGCGGACGTTGAATGTTTATCCCGAACCCGATGCTTATACCGGCCAAAAAGTTAAAGTTCAAGGATTTGTCATTCATCCCCCAAACTTGCCCGATCAATATTTCACGATCGCGCGTTTTATCCTCACCTGCTGCGCTGCGGATGCTTATCCAGTCGGGTTGCCCGTGAAGTTGCCTCAAAGCCGCACCGCTTATCCGCCTGATACTTGGCTAGAAATTGAAGGTCAGATGATTACTGAAAATCTCGAAGATAAGCGCCAGCTTACCATCGAAGCAACAGCCCTGAAAAAAATCCCAAAACCCAAAAACCCCTACGACTATTAGCTTTCATTTATTATTTGTCATTGGTGTGATTCAAGCGCAAATAATAGATGAAAATTTGCTAATGAAACAGCCAGGTGGTGAAAGAATATTTTTGTCCTTTCAACACCGGCAGTGATTGATGAGGGTGGGTGTAATAAGCTGGAAAAACCAGAACGCTTCCCATTTGAGGCTTCACTTTAATGTTTTGCCGGTCAAAAAATGTCTCCCCGCCTTCAAAATCTTCATTCAAATAGCCAATTACGCTAATATCCCGAATCGGAATTCCCTTGTCGGCTTCCTCTAGCCGGCTACTTAATAGCAAATTATCCACATGGCGTTTGTAAAATTGTCCTTCTTTATAGCGAAGAATCGAACAAGTTTCTGCATCAGGAAATTGGATACCATAGTGCTGAAACAGCAATTTTTGAATCACAGCAACCTGATCTAGTAACAGCCAATTTGTAGAGTCTAAAAGTGAGTTATCTTCTAGCCGCAACAAGTCATTACTGCGAATTTGCGAATCAACTGTTTCCAGTTCAATCCCCGCTGGGCTAAATTGAGCTAATTCTGCAACCTGAATCAGATGAGCGCACATAGATGGCTCGAGCAATCCCTCGACGATAAAAATTTCAGCACCTAATTCTGTTAAAGATGGAGCGACCATTGGATTGAAAATCAAAAATTTTAATTTTCAAGCAAAAAATTGATTGTAAAATCTATAATAAGATAGCCGTTAAGCAATTGGCAACTCACTGAATAATCAACTTGAGATTTTAGATGAAGGAGTGAGTGGTAAAGTTTATAAGAGCCAAGAAAATAAGCGACTAAATCATGAACCGAACTCAACAGCCGGTTAGAAAATATTAAAATTAATCGTAACGCCCAACTTGTGCCCAATTAAAAAACTGCCTGACTTCGATTTGCTCAATCTAAAAAATGATAAGCCCTTAAGCAGATGTCAAGCTCAGATGTAAAGTCTAAATCATTTCTCCAACCGATTGACCGAGTGGCCATTCTCCTGATGTTGGTGCTGAGTGTGCTAATCGGGCTGTTGTTATGGCAGGGCGATCGGACTGTGCCTCGTGTGCGGGATTTTAGCTGGCAGGATAAACAAGTTGGGGCAGAAGAGAAATCTTTTATCGTTACCTTCACCCGCCCAATGGATCGCGCCAGCGTGGAAAAGAACCTGCGAATTGAGCCGCCTCTGGAAGGTAAAATAAGCTGGGCTGGAAGAAGAATGGCCTATACGCTGGAAAGACCGGCTCCCTATGGTAATTCCTATGAACTGCTGCTACAGGGGGCACAGGAACGCTACAGCCGTAATACTGGCAAAGGAGCGCAGATCCAGCCGTTTACGGGTAAGTTTCGCAGCCGAGATCGGGCGTTTGTCTATCTGGGTGTCACCGGCACAGAAGCCGGGAAATTAATATTAGTCAATCTTTCCCAGCAGCAGCAAGCAATTGCCCTCACCCCGCCCGATTTAGTGGTGATGGACTTTAAGCCCTATCCAGCCGGTGATCGCATTTTATTTTCTGCTCAAGAACGCTCAAAAACCCAGCAAAACGCGTTTGACGCCCAGCTTTACACAGTCACAACCGGCATTAATTCAAGCTTACCTGGAGAATCTTCTTCAAGTTCTCAAGAACCGGGAAAGATTGACCGAGTTTTAGATAGCAAAGATTACCAAAATCTTAAATTTGATCTGTCGCCCGATGGAAAAACCGTAGTAGTTCAGCGCGTGAGCCGGCGAAATCCAGGTAGCGATTTTGGATTGTGGGTTATTCAGCCGTCGGAAGAAGCAAGGCGTCTGGAAAGCCAACCTGGAGGCGAGTTTGTTATTCATCCAGATGGAAATTCTT of the Microcoleus sp. FACHB-672 genome contains:
- a CDS encoding ATP-binding protein, which encodes MTREILNNHGLSAVQAPPERTETECCRPEKPLCRREQKSPYLFVSVPGLIYQFLQRQDGSLSFLFLSASVQDFFEVDGREMESDTETLISMIHPDDRPEFYDSISNAGDCLEVWRWVGRFILPSGQMKWIQWDAQPSLQANGNIFWNGLLVDVTSQQQLQAEVERLSFLLNLTELLQSSSNLNEIAEFALEYLAKVTNSASGNVQVIDGGEDCQACPLSNLIAAEFVASNCETAGITQPVQHRGIPKSQALFWQVVETAQPTFIKDCPPHLNAVAEFHQAPTGQIGIFPIPATDGTVIGVIALESPDFQRIQDASQQDLVQAACRILGARIERAKAQERLYQTNAQLQCTSQQLRQQAQHLEQTFHELQQAQTQLVHSEKMSSLGHLVAGIAHKINNPINFIQGNLPHARRYFQDMLYLLELYRQHYPQPVSDIQLTIKQIDLDFLIQDLPKLLSSMQAGAERIHSIVRSLRNFSRLDEAEKKVADIHEGIDGTIMILEHRLKAQPDRPAIQVIKEYGNLPCMECYAGQLNQVFLNILSNAIDALDESFAGGYLSKSNNKASMTKNTGYIKICTQLLENSRIIIRIADNGIGIPASVQTRLFDPFFTTKPVGKGTGLGLSISFQIITEKHGGQLRCVSTPLQGTEFLIEIPMQPVKLSARVSEESSISL
- a CDS encoding EAL domain-containing protein, translated to MNASNQGVGRCNRCETLPEKIEGSGRLYLWFPIGHTNKKVISAFNKAELAYQIVEEGKCLNINLDKSNRERYAELLTTKLTSKELKETQVLWMPELQEPQLGDFSRMISLDNFNSLSESEWLLDLLANERIISYFQPIVYTDNTSQIFAHEALLRGLGEGGNLIAPGRIFAQAEKAGLLFQLDALARTSAIREASRQGIKELVFINFSPTSVYDPMTCLRMTVRAIDEAGIPHNNIVFEVAESEQPPDIHHLVKILKFYQEAGFLVALDDFGSGYSNLNLIHQLRPDFIKLDMQLIRNVHQDPYKALITEKILEIAQQLEIRTIAEGIESLEELHWVQERGATFVQGYLVAKPASPPLTTTPYLNREPISLPA
- a CDS encoding permease, yielding MNQLNQAFTLFLSLLVEAMPFLLLGVLFSGLLLLFIDEGKLIKAMPRNPLLGALVGSSIGFLFPVCECGNVPVARRLLMQGVPAPVAVGFLLAAPTVNPIVLWSTWIAFRDQPEIVVLRVLFSLLIATTIGCVFSAQADLRPLLQPALARAMPRYNPPKPQPSPLGASELTSPLLQSGTFLLGEPGMPVRMDPVVLQASLAASATAKKPLVYQLRLLLENTVQELRELGAVLVIGSAIAAIIQVAAPRDLILSLGQGPVTSILAMLVLAAVVSICSTVDSFFALSFASTFTSGSLLAFLVFGPMIDLKGIGLMLLLFKKKAVIYLFVLAAQLTFLLTLLVNLHFS
- a CDS encoding TIGR03943 family putative permease subunit, coding for MSATEKLKRDSAFNKIQNIFLPWLDILAIAAWGVMMLKYWRTDKLYLLIHPDYFWLVIVAGFAFLGISGFKALELIGQLFKRKKNAAPQLSTVAHLSLFPPGLGSGLLLLSAILGLLITPQVFSSQTALDRGITESLATTRAQPQSFSSASNPEDKTLIDWVRTLNVYPEPDAYTGQKVKVQGFVIHPPNLPDQYFTIARFILTCCAADAYPVGLPVKLPQSRTAYPPDTWLEIEGQMITENLEDKRQLTIEATALKKIPKPKNPYDY
- a CDS encoding prolyl hydroxylase family protein → MVAPSLTELGAEIFIVEGLLEPSMCAHLIQVAELAQFSPAGIELETVDSQIRSNDLLRLEDNSLLDSTNWLLLDQVAVIQKLLFQHYGIQFPDAETCSILRYKEGQFYKRHVDNLLLSSRLEEADKGIPIRDISVIGYLNEDFEGGETFFDRQNIKVKPQMGSVLVFPAYYTHPHQSLPVLKGQKYSFTTWLFH